The Faecalibacterium prausnitzii genome includes a window with the following:
- a CDS encoding potassium channel family protein: protein MKVCIAGGGRVGRYLAQSLLANHHSVVIIEPVEAQCRMLADQLDIPVICGDSINMDTLHSADAASCDAFVAVTGSDEDNLIACQIAKREFGVGRTVARASNPKNRELLHTLGVDTVVCGTDNLSHILEREIETDTIRQLLSLGGGTASLNEILLPENFLYAGKAIMDIPIPGDAILVSITRDTELIIPHGNTVLLPWDRILLLTQDDTLHLLTEAWGLSGK, encoded by the coding sequence ATGAAAGTTTGTATTGCCGGCGGCGGGCGCGTGGGGCGGTATCTGGCCCAGAGCCTGCTGGCCAACCACCATTCCGTTGTCATCATCGAACCAGTGGAAGCGCAGTGCCGGATGCTGGCCGACCAGCTGGACATCCCGGTCATCTGCGGCGATTCCATCAATATGGATACCCTGCACAGTGCCGACGCGGCCAGCTGCGACGCCTTTGTGGCCGTGACCGGCTCGGATGAGGACAACCTCATCGCCTGCCAGATCGCGAAGCGGGAGTTCGGCGTCGGCCGCACCGTGGCCCGTGCCTCCAACCCCAAGAACCGGGAACTGCTCCACACCCTCGGCGTGGACACCGTGGTCTGCGGCACCGACAACCTGAGCCACATCCTGGAGCGGGAGATCGAGACCGACACCATCCGCCAGCTGCTCTCGCTGGGCGGCGGCACGGCCAGCCTGAACGAGATCCTGCTGCCGGAGAACTTCCTCTATGCGGGCAAGGCCATCATGGACATCCCCATCCCCGGCGATGCCATCCTGGTCAGCATCACCCGCGACACCGAGCTCATCATCCCCCACGGCAACACCGTCCTGCTGCCGTGGGACCGCATCCTGCTCCTGACGCAGGATGACACCCTCCACCTGCTGACCGAGGCGTGGGGGCTCAGCGGCAAATGA
- a CDS encoding hydrolase: MAAEKKASPNVESRLRHNILKMPQEVYQASGIVINGRRLKSFVFTTDLAIIRNCDADAVFAVYPFTPQQAISDAIIKASYIPVFCGVGGGTTHGVRTLNLARDVESQGAMGVVLNSPISDLNLLAVSRVVDIPVIITVTKADTDIRARLESGASILNVACSTDTPRIVKKIRDAFPDVPIIASGGKTGESISATIAAGANAITYTPPSPAILFKEMMEKYRE, translated from the coding sequence ATGGCAGCTGAAAAGAAAGCATCCCCCAATGTCGAGAGCCGCCTGCGCCACAACATCCTGAAAATGCCGCAGGAGGTCTATCAGGCCAGCGGCATCGTCATCAACGGTCGGCGGCTGAAAAGCTTCGTCTTCACCACCGACCTCGCCATCATCCGCAACTGCGATGCCGACGCCGTCTTCGCCGTCTATCCGTTCACGCCTCAACAGGCCATCAGTGACGCCATCATCAAGGCCTCTTACATCCCGGTGTTCTGCGGCGTGGGCGGCGGCACCACCCACGGTGTGCGCACCCTGAACCTGGCCCGCGACGTCGAGAGCCAGGGTGCCATGGGCGTCGTGCTCAACTCCCCCATTTCCGACCTGAATCTGCTGGCGGTCTCGCGGGTGGTGGACATCCCGGTCATCATCACCGTGACCAAGGCGGACACCGACATCCGTGCCCGCCTCGAATCCGGCGCGTCCATCCTGAATGTGGCTTGCAGCACCGACACGCCCCGCATCGTGAAAAAGATCCGCGATGCGTTCCCGGATGTCCCCATCATCGCCAGCGGCGGCAAGACCGGCGAGAGCATCTCGGCCACCATCGCCGCCGGTGCCAACGCCATCACCTACACTCCGCCGTCCCCGGCCATCCTGTTCAAAGAGATGATGGAAAAGTACCGGGAGTGA
- the serS gene encoding serine--tRNA ligase produces MLDIKFVRENPDAVKENIKKKFQDAKLPLVDEVVEKDAKYRECLKEVESLKAARNKLSKANGPLFGQLKKCTDEAQKAELQKQIDANNAAVKADADKMAELEAEEATLAARIQEIMYTIPQMIDPSVPIGPDDTYNVEAQRFGEPVVPDFPIPYHTEIMESFDGIDMDAAGRVAGNGFYYLLGNIARLHEAVLAYARDFMIDKGFTYVIPPFMMHGNVVQGVMSFPEMDAMMYKIEGEDLYLIGTSEHTMIGRFIDQTLDEATLPLTLTSYSPCFRKEKGAHGIEERGIYRIHQFEKQEMIVVCRPEESADWYEKLWKNSVELFRNMEIPVRQLNCCSGDLADLKVKSCDIEAWSPRQQKYFEVCSCSNLGDAQARRLHIRVKGKDGKTYLAHTLNNTCVAPPRMLIAFLENHLQADGSVTIPKVLQPYMGGLEVMVPTHKKG; encoded by the coding sequence ATGCTTGATATCAAATTTGTCCGTGAGAACCCGGACGCGGTCAAGGAAAACATCAAGAAGAAGTTCCAGGACGCCAAGCTCCCCCTCGTGGACGAGGTCGTTGAGAAGGACGCCAAGTACCGTGAGTGCCTGAAGGAGGTCGAATCCCTCAAGGCTGCCCGCAACAAGCTGAGCAAGGCCAACGGCCCGCTGTTCGGCCAGCTGAAGAAGTGCACCGACGAGGCACAGAAGGCTGAGCTGCAAAAGCAGATCGACGCCAACAACGCCGCCGTCAAGGCCGACGCAGACAAGATGGCAGAGCTGGAAGCCGAGGAGGCGACGCTTGCAGCCCGCATCCAGGAGATCATGTACACCATCCCCCAGATGATCGACCCCAGCGTGCCCATCGGTCCCGATGACACCTACAACGTCGAGGCACAGCGCTTCGGTGAGCCCGTCGTGCCCGATTTCCCCATCCCGTACCACACCGAGATCATGGAGAGCTTCGACGGCATTGATATGGACGCCGCAGGCCGCGTGGCCGGCAATGGCTTCTACTATCTGCTGGGCAACATCGCCCGCCTGCACGAGGCCGTTCTGGCCTATGCGCGTGACTTCATGATCGACAAGGGCTTCACCTATGTCATCCCGCCCTTCATGATGCACGGCAATGTGGTGCAGGGCGTGATGTCCTTCCCGGAGATGGACGCCATGATGTACAAGATCGAGGGTGAGGACCTGTACCTGATCGGCACCAGCGAGCACACCATGATCGGCCGCTTCATCGACCAGACCCTCGACGAGGCAACGCTGCCCCTGACCCTGACCTCTTACAGCCCCTGCTTCCGCAAGGAGAAGGGCGCCCACGGCATCGAGGAGCGCGGCATCTACCGCATCCACCAGTTCGAGAAGCAGGAGATGATCGTCGTCTGCCGCCCCGAAGAGAGCGCCGACTGGTATGAGAAACTGTGGAAGAACTCTGTGGAGCTGTTCCGCAACATGGAGATCCCCGTCCGTCAACTGAACTGCTGCTCCGGCGACCTGGCAGACCTGAAGGTCAAGAGCTGCGACATCGAGGCCTGGAGCCCCCGCCAGCAGAAGTACTTCGAGGTCTGTTCCTGCTCCAACCTGGGCGATGCACAGGCCCGCCGCCTGCACATCCGCGTCAAGGGTAAGGACGGCAAGACCTATCTGGCCCACACGCTGAACAACACCTGCGTGGCACCTCCGCGTATGCTGATCGCCTTCCTGGAGAACCACCTGCAGGCCGACGGCTCGGTCACCATCCCCAAGGTCCTGCAGCCCTACATGGGCGGCCTGGAGGTCATGGTCCCGACCCACAAGAAGGGCTGA
- a CDS encoding ParB/RepB/Spo0J family partition protein, whose translation MAKKRGGLGRGLESLFEDVSPSFEPDNAKIETLPLREIEPDPDQPRKTFDDETLAELASSIAEHGLIQPIAVRPKVSGGYLIVAGERRWRACRMAGLTEAPVVVKDVTDEQAMEIALVENLQREDLDPVEEAMGIRELMTRCDLTQEQAARKLGKSRSALANSLRLLNLPENVLELLKSGFINTGHAKVILGLPTPELQEQAAQMIADHELNVRQAEVLCKKLARPAKGPAEPAPIDTLPVEVEESLKEVLGSEVNVAYHGGKGRLTVHFYSDEQLRAFANLLGQYQQSCD comes from the coding sequence ATGGCAAAGAAAAGAGGGGGCCTCGGCCGAGGGCTGGAAAGTCTGTTCGAGGACGTTTCGCCCAGCTTTGAGCCCGACAATGCAAAGATCGAGACCCTGCCGCTGCGGGAGATCGAGCCTGACCCCGACCAGCCCCGCAAGACCTTTGATGACGAGACACTGGCCGAGCTGGCCTCCAGCATCGCCGAGCATGGCCTCATCCAGCCCATCGCGGTGCGGCCCAAGGTATCCGGCGGCTACCTCATCGTGGCAGGCGAGCGCCGCTGGCGGGCCTGCCGGATGGCGGGCCTGACCGAAGCGCCGGTCGTCGTAAAGGACGTCACCGACGAGCAGGCCATGGAGATCGCGCTGGTGGAGAACCTGCAGCGCGAAGACCTGGACCCGGTGGAAGAGGCCATGGGCATCCGTGAGCTGATGACCCGCTGCGACCTGACCCAGGAGCAGGCCGCCCGGAAGTTGGGCAAGAGCCGCAGTGCGCTGGCCAACAGCCTGCGCCTGCTGAACCTGCCGGAAAATGTGCTGGAGCTGCTCAAGAGCGGTTTCATCAACACCGGCCACGCCAAGGTCATCCTGGGCCTGCCCACGCCGGAGCTGCAGGAGCAGGCTGCGCAGATGATCGCCGACCATGAACTGAACGTCCGGCAGGCCGAAGTGCTCTGCAAAAAGCTGGCACGGCCCGCCAAAGGCCCCGCCGAACCGGCCCCCATCGACACATTGCCGGTGGAGGTGGAGGAGAGCCTGAAAGAGGTGCTGGGCAGCGAAGTCAACGTTGCATATCATGGCGGCAAGGGCAGGCTGACGGTGCATTTCTATTCGGACGAACAGCTCCGGGCCTTTGCAAACCTGCTGGGCCAGTATCAACAATCATGCGATTGA
- a CDS encoding potassium channel family protein, whose amino-acid sequence MNILVIGCDQVGAALVRDLEHIGHDISLIEKDSEQLKRLDSFDDYNFGGTALVGDPTDPDVLKQGGIENCDAVAAVSEDDSVNLMAAQIAKSIFQREKVLCRVSDPHLQVLYHKVYGLETICPTILTEQAVFRALAK is encoded by the coding sequence ATGAACATTCTTGTCATCGGCTGCGACCAGGTGGGTGCCGCCCTGGTGCGCGACCTGGAACACATCGGCCACGACATCTCCCTGATCGAGAAGGACTCTGAGCAGCTCAAGCGGCTGGACAGCTTCGACGATTACAACTTTGGCGGCACGGCTCTGGTGGGCGACCCCACCGACCCCGACGTCCTCAAGCAGGGCGGCATCGAGAACTGCGACGCCGTGGCTGCCGTCAGCGAGGACGACTCGGTGAACCTGATGGCGGCACAGATCGCCAAAAGCATCTTCCAGCGCGAAAAGGTCCTCTGCCGCGTCTCGGACCCGCATCTGCAAGTGCTCTACCACAAGGTCTACGGGCTGGAGACCATCTGTCCCACCATCCTCACAGAACAGGCCGTGTTCCGGGCACTGGCAAAGTAA
- a CDS encoding HAD family hydrolase has translation MIKTILFDLDGTLLNTIDDLADAGNWVCAQHGWPTFTVEQFKHMVGNGIPKLVERFSPADARSPERLAATLAEFTARYDAHKEDKTAPYPGIPELLDALKAEGIQTAVFSNKADPLCGKIIAHYFGTGRFELVRGNRPNVPTKPDPTGVYALMQDLGAEAASTLFVGDSDVDILTGHNAGLPAMGALWGFRGEAELTAAGADALAAVPMDILEFARRG, from the coding sequence ATGATAAAAACGATCCTTTTTGATCTGGACGGTACCCTTCTGAACACCATCGACGACCTGGCCGATGCAGGCAACTGGGTCTGCGCTCAGCACGGCTGGCCCACCTTTACGGTGGAGCAGTTCAAGCACATGGTCGGCAATGGCATCCCGAAGCTGGTGGAGCGCTTTTCGCCCGCCGATGCCCGGTCGCCCGAACGGCTGGCCGCGACGCTGGCCGAGTTCACGGCCCGGTACGATGCCCACAAGGAAGACAAGACGGCACCCTATCCCGGCATCCCGGAGCTGCTGGACGCCCTGAAGGCCGAAGGCATCCAGACCGCCGTCTTTTCCAACAAGGCCGACCCGCTCTGCGGAAAGATCATCGCGCACTACTTCGGCACCGGTCGGTTCGAGCTTGTCCGGGGCAACCGCCCGAATGTGCCCACCAAGCCTGACCCCACCGGCGTCTATGCCCTGATGCAGGACCTCGGTGCAGAGGCCGCCAGCACCCTTTTCGTGGGCGACAGCGATGTGGATATCCTGACCGGCCACAACGCCGGTCTGCCCGCCATGGGCGCGCTCTGGGGCTTCCGGGGCGAAGCGGAGCTTACCGCAGCCGGTGCCGATGCGCTGGCCGCCGTGCCGATGGACATTCTGGAATTTGCCCGGAGAGGGTGA
- a CDS encoding PH domain-containing protein codes for MTERELRRTALVIPPKGRAVLCIWAAAAGLFLAPFAFWQSVSAGAVFCLLWAVLTALLRARACSYAAVLGEHTLTIYAGIAFPVRRVVPRRAVTGIQQFRSPLLRLAGVTVLVISAPGARVLVPAVPAAQAAALACALAEDAP; via the coding sequence ATGACCGAGCGGGAGCTGCGCCGCACGGCGCTGGTCATCCCGCCCAAGGGCCGGGCGGTGCTCTGCATCTGGGCAGCCGCCGCCGGGCTGTTCCTTGCGCCGTTCGCCTTCTGGCAGAGCGTGTCCGCCGGGGCGGTCTTCTGCCTGCTCTGGGCCGTGCTCACGGCCCTGCTGCGGGCGCGGGCCTGCAGCTATGCTGCCGTGCTGGGGGAACACACCCTGACCATCTATGCCGGCATCGCCTTTCCGGTGCGGCGGGTGGTGCCCCGCCGGGCCGTGACCGGCATCCAGCAGTTCCGCTCGCCGCTGCTGCGGCTGGCCGGCGTCACGGTGCTGGTCATCTCGGCTCCCGGCGCACGGGTGCTGGTGCCTGCCGTGCCCGCCGCACAGGCGGCGGCGCTGGCCTGTGCCCTTGCGGAGGACGCCCCATGA
- a CDS encoding undecaprenyl-diphosphate phosphatase, whose amino-acid sequence MFFEILKAILMGIVEGITEWLPISSTGHMILVEQLIHFNASEEFMSMFRVVIQLGAILAVVVLFWNKLWPFGIRHGRVASKPEVWQLWFKVVAATLPVLVISPLDDWFEAHFYNYITVAAMLILYGVLFIVVENRRTAPHVAKLEQITYREAFLIGVWQMLAIIPGTSRSGATIVGGLLLGLSRACVAEFTFYLAIPVMAGASLLKVVKFALSGAAITGSEVAVLVTGCVVAFVVSLAAIRFLMDYVKRHNFKFFGLYRIVLGVIVLAVAAVSAIA is encoded by the coding sequence ATGTTTTTTGAAATATTGAAAGCCATCCTGATGGGCATCGTGGAGGGCATCACCGAGTGGCTGCCCATCTCGTCCACCGGCCATATGATCCTGGTGGAACAGCTCATCCATTTCAACGCCAGCGAAGAGTTCATGTCCATGTTCCGCGTGGTCATCCAGCTGGGTGCCATTCTTGCGGTGGTGGTGCTGTTCTGGAACAAGCTCTGGCCCTTCGGCATCCGGCACGGCCGGGTGGCGTCCAAGCCGGAAGTCTGGCAGCTCTGGTTCAAGGTGGTGGCTGCCACCCTGCCCGTGCTGGTCATCAGCCCGCTGGACGACTGGTTCGAGGCGCACTTCTACAACTACATCACCGTGGCCGCCATGCTGATCCTGTACGGCGTCCTCTTCATCGTGGTGGAGAACCGCCGCACCGCGCCCCATGTGGCCAAGCTGGAACAGATCACCTACCGGGAAGCCTTCCTCATCGGCGTGTGGCAGATGCTGGCCATCATCCCCGGCACCTCCCGCTCCGGTGCCACCATCGTGGGCGGCCTGCTGCTGGGTCTCTCCCGTGCCTGCGTGGCCGAGTTCACCTTCTATCTGGCCATCCCGGTCATGGCAGGTGCTTCGCTGCTGAAGGTGGTCAAGTTCGCCCTTTCCGGCGCAGCCATCACCGGGTCGGAGGTCGCCGTCCTCGTCACGGGCTGTGTCGTGGCTTTCGTGGTCAGCCTGGCGGCAATCCGCTTCCTGATGGATTACGTCAAGCGCCACAACTTCAAGTTCTTCGGCCTGTATCGCATCGTTCTGGGCGTCATCGTCCTGGCCGTCGCTGCGGTCAGCGCCATTGCATAA
- a CDS encoding PH domain-containing protein, translated as MTEHRLHPFAALRVLRKTLVLYLVPLLRVLFERNWAALRAALRQDLILFLLVCALSWVILHASSWSLDESGTFCLHWKLLFRFDRTVRGASLAALTIERPFYYRLAGASRVTLYPVGEPKQRTLTLCLRRADAQHLADQLLPIEAPSLHRPKGGERAALGLLGANSLSTLALFLLAIRQTQQGPDRYELAFAQINFLAGLAARWLPAGAAWLLAFSGFLLGLSLLRSFVQTVHYEVWHTSTQIGSRGGWLDRFECRVKSDQISFADVRLSPFARLMRRWPVFVTAGSCSPELPLFVYRSGEEALFRELLPEFRMPPDLLARTEQRSLIFFAPAGAPFALCALLTLISRSTLPGLTVTLLFPTLFFAAGLAGGAMGYRREGVWLREGRLTLRRQRGIYLHSICVFHPDICLTARQSPWAVHADRTNLTVAFPGFVRLTVRSIPWRDAQKCFEFLERSRIL; from the coding sequence ATGACCGAACATCGTCTGCACCCCTTTGCCGCCCTGCGGGTCCTCCGCAAAACGCTGGTGCTCTATCTGGTGCCGCTCCTCCGCGTGCTGTTTGAGCGCAACTGGGCGGCGCTGCGGGCAGCGCTCCGGCAGGATCTCATCCTCTTTCTGCTGGTCTGTGCGCTGAGCTGGGTCATCCTCCACGCGAGCAGCTGGTCTTTGGACGAAAGCGGCACCTTCTGCCTCCACTGGAAGCTGCTGTTCCGGTTCGACCGGACGGTGCGGGGCGCTTCGCTGGCAGCCCTGACCATCGAGCGGCCGTTTTATTACCGGCTGGCCGGGGCCAGCCGGGTGACGCTCTATCCCGTGGGCGAGCCGAAACAGCGCACCCTGACCCTCTGCCTCCGCCGGGCCGATGCGCAGCATCTGGCCGACCAGCTGCTCCCCATCGAGGCCCCCAGCCTGCACCGGCCCAAAGGCGGCGAGCGGGCTGCGCTGGGGCTGCTGGGGGCCAACAGCCTTTCCACGCTGGCGCTCTTTCTGCTGGCCATCCGGCAGACGCAGCAGGGCCCGGACCGCTATGAGCTGGCCTTTGCGCAGATCAACTTTCTGGCCGGGCTGGCGGCACGGTGGCTGCCCGCCGGTGCGGCCTGGCTGCTGGCCTTCTCCGGCTTTCTGCTGGGGCTGAGCCTGCTGCGCAGTTTTGTGCAGACGGTGCACTACGAGGTCTGGCACACCAGCACCCAGATCGGCAGCCGCGGCGGCTGGCTGGACCGGTTCGAGTGCCGGGTGAAGAGCGACCAGATCAGCTTTGCCGATGTCCGCCTTTCCCCCTTTGCCCGGCTGATGCGGCGCTGGCCGGTCTTCGTGACGGCGGGCAGCTGCTCCCCGGAGCTGCCGCTCTTCGTTTACCGTTCCGGGGAGGAAGCGCTTTTCCGGGAGCTTCTGCCCGAATTTCGGATGCCGCCGGACCTTCTGGCCCGGACGGAACAGCGCAGTCTCATCTTTTTTGCTCCCGCCGGAGCACCCTTTGCCCTCTGCGCCCTGCTCACCCTCATCTCCCGCTCCACCCTGCCCGGCCTGACCGTGACCTTGCTGTTCCCCACCCTTTTCTTTGCGGCGGGGCTGGCGGGCGGCGCGATGGGCTACCGGCGGGAAGGGGTCTGGCTGCGGGAGGGGCGTCTGACCCTGCGGCGGCAGCGGGGCATCTATCTGCACAGCATCTGCGTCTTCCATCCGGACATCTGCCTGACGGCCCGGCAGTCGCCCTGGGCCGTCCATGCAGACCGCACCAATCTGACCGTCGCCTTCCCCGGCTTTGTCCGGCTGACGGTGCGCAGCATCCCGTGGCGGGACGCACAGAAATGTTTTGAATTTTTGGAAAGAAGTCGAATCTTATGA